Sequence from the Amycolatopsis sp. NBC_00345 genome:
CTACCGCGTCACGCTGCAGAAGACCGGCACTCGCTCGAAGCGCTTCCGCACCACGGTCACCGCCGGCCAGGTGGTGTTCGCGGCGGGCACCTGGGGCACGCAGAACCTGTTGCACCGCATGAAGGACACGGGCACGCTGCCGAAGCTGTCGCGCCGCCTCGGCGAGCTGACGCGCACGAACTCCGAGGCCATCATCGGCGCCGGGCGCACCAAGGTCGACGACAGCCGGAACTTCAGCCGCGGCGTCGCCATCACCTCGTCCATTCACCCGGACGAGAACACCCACATCGAGCCCGTGCGCTACGGCAAGGGCAGCAACGCGATGAGCCTGCTGCAGACCATTTCCACCGACGGCTCCTCGCCGGTGCCGCGCTGGCGCCAGGCCGTCACCTTCATGGCCAAGCACCCGATCCAGTCGGCCCAGCTGCTCAACGGCTACCGCTGGAGCGAGCGGACCGTGATCCTGCTGGTGATGCAGAGCCTGGACAACTCCATCACCACCTACACCAAGCGAGGCCTGTTCGGCCGGCGCAAGTACGCGTCGAAACAGGGCCACGGCGAGCCGAACCCGAGTTTCATCCCGGCCGGGCACGAGGCGAACGAGCGCACGGCCGAGCACATCGGCGGCATCGCGGGCGGCACCTGGGGCGAGATCTTCGACATCCCGCTCACGGCCCACTTCATCGGCGGCGTGCCGATCGGCGACAGCGCCGAGGCCGGCGTGATCGACCCGTACCACCGCGTCTTCGGCTACCCCGGACTGTCCGTTGTGGACGGATCGGCGATCACGGCGAACCTCGGCGTGAACCCGTCGCTGACCATCGCGGCGCAGGCCGAGCGGGCGTTCTCCTTCTGGCCCAACAAGGGCGAGGCGGACCGGCGCCCGGCGCAGGAGGCGGCGTACACGCGGCTGGACCCGGTGGTCCCGAAGAACCCGGCGGTCCCTTCCGGCGCACCTGCCGCGCTGCGCCGATAAGCCCTACGATCGCCGGGTGAATCAGACGGCGGCGGTGGCCCGGGTCCGGGACCTGCAGGACGAGTGGGCACTGGTCATCGGCGCGCTGGACGAGGCGGCGGTGCGGGCGCCGAGCGCGTTGCCCGGCTGGTCGCGAGCCCACCTGCTGACGCACCTCGCGCGCAACGCCGACGGCATCGTCAACCTGCTGACCTGGGCCGACACCGGCGTCGAGCACCCGATGTACGGCCCGGGCACGGCTCGCGACGACGACATCGAGGCCGGCGCGGACCGCGGCGCCGCGGAGATACTGGCCGACGTCGTCGCGTCGGGGGAGCGGCTGGTGGACGTCGCGTCGGCGCTGCCGGACCGCGCCTGGACGGCCCCGGTCCGCGCCCGTCTCGGCCAGCGGATCACCGGCGCGAACGCGCTGACACTGCGCCTGGCAGAGACCACTGTCCACCTCGTCGACCTGGACCGCGGCCACGACTTCGCCCGGGCCACGGCGTTGCTGGGCCCGTTCGTGGGCGACGTCATCGAGAACATGATCGGCATGTACACCGGCGATCTCCCGTCCCGCCTCCTGGTCACGACCGACGGCACCCGC
This genomic interval carries:
- a CDS encoding GMC family oxidoreductase yields the protein MTASNTTTSPGSPDYDVVVVGSGFGGSVAALRLTEKGYRVAVVEAGRRFADDEFAKTSWDLKRYLWAPQLGCYGIQRVHMLSDVMVLAGAGVGGGSLVYANTLYRPLKPFYADRQWSHITDWESELAPHYDQASRMLGVVTNPTVTPSDVVMREVADDMGVGDSFHATPVGVYFGKPGESVKDPFFGGAGPDRVGCTECGACMTGCRVGAKNTLVKNYLYLAEQDGAKVIPLTTVTSVRPVGDGYRVTLQKTGTRSKRFRTTVTAGQVVFAAGTWGTQNLLHRMKDTGTLPKLSRRLGELTRTNSEAIIGAGRTKVDDSRNFSRGVAITSSIHPDENTHIEPVRYGKGSNAMSLLQTISTDGSSPVPRWRQAVTFMAKHPIQSAQLLNGYRWSERTVILLVMQSLDNSITTYTKRGLFGRRKYASKQGHGEPNPSFIPAGHEANERTAEHIGGIAGGTWGEIFDIPLTAHFIGGVPIGDSAEAGVIDPYHRVFGYPGLSVVDGSAITANLGVNPSLTIAAQAERAFSFWPNKGEADRRPAQEAAYTRLDPVVPKNPAVPSGAPAALRR
- a CDS encoding maleylpyruvate isomerase family mycothiol-dependent enzyme, whose product is MNQTAAVARVRDLQDEWALVIGALDEAAVRAPSALPGWSRAHLLTHLARNADGIVNLLTWADTGVEHPMYGPGTARDDDIEAGADRGAAEILADVVASGERLVDVASALPDRAWTAPVRARLGQRITGANALTLRLAETTVHLVDLDRGHDFARATALLGPFVGDVIENMIGMYTGDLPSRLLVTTDGTRSWTMGDGSGGTVTGSPGDLLAWVSGRADGSALSGPVPDLGSLI